The following proteins are co-located in the Halarcobacter sp. genome:
- a CDS encoding OmpA family protein — protein MKFLSVYKQFLIFFIITILLSGCAQKRDYEYTGSNTQTGAIIGGILGALIGASTKGNSKAKRALIGGVIGASVGGAIGYSIEKQAEDVAKELDTKVDNSSDAIKNENKDLIVSNTDKYVKITLKESMVFATDSAYPTNEASQRINKISKVLRNYPNTTVQVVGFTDNRGSYLYNLKLSKKRALNVGQVLYESGITNEVFSKGCSYEKPIVPNDSLENMALNRRVEIYLYQDVNKIVDPCKNY, from the coding sequence ATGAAATTTTTGTCAGTTTATAAACAATTTCTAATATTCTTTATCATAACTATACTTCTTAGTGGATGTGCTCAAAAACGAGATTATGAATATACAGGTTCAAATACTCAAACAGGAGCTATTATTGGAGGTATATTAGGAGCATTGATTGGTGCAAGCACAAAAGGCAATAGTAAAGCAAAAAGAGCTCTTATTGGTGGAGTAATTGGAGCATCAGTTGGGGGAGCAATTGGTTATTCTATTGAGAAGCAAGCAGAAGATGTAGCAAAAGAACTTGATACAAAAGTTGATAATAGTTCTGATGCAATTAAAAATGAAAACAAAGACTTAATTGTTTCAAATACAGATAAATATGTAAAAATCACACTAAAAGAGAGTATGGTATTTGCAACAGATTCAGCTTATCCTACTAATGAAGCATCACAAAGAATTAATAAAATCTCTAAGGTTTTAAGAAATTATCCTAACACTACTGTGCAAGTTGTAGGATTTACAGATAATAGAGGAAGCTATTTATATAATCTTAAACTATCAAAAAAAAGAGCTTTAAACGTAGGACAAGTATTATATGAAAGTGGAATTACAAATGAAGTGTTTTCAAAAGGATGTTCTTACGAAAAACCTATAGTTCCAAATGATTCTTTGGAGAATATGGCTTTAAATAGAAGAGTAGAAATATATCTATATCAAGATGTTAATAAAATAGTCGACCCTTGTAAAAATTATTAA
- a CDS encoding SAM-dependent methyltransferase — protein MKKEKFSDYFNKWLYSNNGYYSNYKTIGKEGDFFTSVSTSSFFGGSIGKKIVDTIKKGTLPQNTTILEVGAHHGYLLADIIQFIYTLEPKLLDTLNFAIVERFENLQIQQKNYLEKSFGDAIKLTHYKDISEVVLPHAFIVANEIFDAFACELVYTKNEQLNMAFVKNHKIFFEPCNDEKIINHCKKYKIEKGEIAIGYEDFAQTICKNIKNFSFLTFDYGDRIPRNDFSTRIYFKHEVFPIFEEKLKLENYYLKADITYDVYFKHLSDCFEKLNVKNITFKTQVQALIDFGITELLELYKKNVDENSYLRESQKIKTLIEPTGMGDRFKMLLIEK, from the coding sequence ATGAAAAAAGAAAAATTTAGTGATTACTTCAACAAGTGGCTATACAGTAACAACGGATACTATTCAAACTATAAAACAATTGGTAAAGAAGGGGATTTTTTCACTTCTGTTTCAACCTCATCTTTTTTTGGTGGTTCAATAGGTAAAAAAATTGTTGATACTATAAAAAAAGGTACCTTACCCCAAAATACAACTATTTTAGAAGTGGGTGCGCATCATGGTTATTTGCTTGCTGATATTATTCAATTTATCTATACCCTTGAACCAAAACTTCTTGATACACTTAATTTTGCCATTGTAGAAAGATTTGAAAACTTACAAATACAACAAAAAAACTATTTAGAAAAGTCTTTTGGTGATGCCATAAAATTAACTCATTATAAAGATATAAGTGAAGTTGTTTTACCCCACGCTTTTATAGTTGCAAATGAGATATTTGATGCCTTTGCATGTGAATTAGTATATACAAAAAATGAACAATTAAATATGGCATTTGTAAAGAACCACAAGATATTTTTTGAACCCTGCAATGATGAAAAGATTATAAATCATTGTAAAAAATATAAGATTGAAAAGGGGGAGATTGCAATTGGTTATGAAGATTTTGCCCAAACTATATGCAAAAACATAAAAAACTTTTCTTTTTTAACTTTTGATTATGGAGATAGAATCCCTAGAAATGATTTTTCTACAAGAATCTACTTTAAACATGAAGTTTTCCCAATTTTTGAAGAAAAATTAAAACTTGAAAATTACTATTTAAAAGCTGATATAACTTACGATGTATATTTTAAACACTTAAGTGATTGTTTTGAGAAGCTAAATGTAAAAAATATAACTTTTAAAACACAAGTTCAAGCCTTGATTGATTTTGGGATTACTGAACTTTTAGAACTTTACAAAAAAAATGTAGATGAAAACTCATATTTAAGAGAATCACAAAAAATAAAAACATTAATTGAACCAACAGGAATGGGGGATAGATTTAAAATGCTACTTATTGAAAAGTAG
- a CDS encoding DUF779 domain-containing protein has translation MDTRRVIVSDDAKEVVEMLKKEHGDLVFNQSGGCCDGTAPMCYEKGDFYVPSRNVKLGEICGCEFFIDKDQFEYFRHSQIIIDVKEEKAAFGNSFSIEIDHGYQFITRSRIFSDEEYEEIKKLES, from the coding sequence ATGGATACAAGAAGAGTTATCGTAAGTGACGATGCAAAAGAAGTTGTTGAAATGTTAAAAAAAGAGCATGGGGATTTGGTCTTTAATCAAAGTGGTGGATGTTGTGATGGTACAGCTCCTATGTGTTATGAAAAAGGCGATTTTTATGTACCTAGTAGAAATGTAAAATTAGGTGAAATTTGTGGCTGTGAATTTTTTATAGACAAAGATCAATTTGAGTATTTTAGACACTCACAGATAATAATTGATGTAAAAGAGGAAAAAGCAGCTTTTGGAAACTCTTTTTCAATTGAAATCGACCATGGATATCAGTTTATAACTCGTTCAAGAATATTTTCAGATGAAGAGTATGAAGAGATTAAAAAATTAGAATCATAA